The nucleotide window cacactggagagaaaccattcAAATGTCATCTGTGTGGGAAAGTCTTCAATCAAAATTCCTCCTTGAAACAACATGAGAGAACTCACACAGGAGAGAAGAGATATGAATGTCATCAGTGCGGCAAAGCCTTTCTTCAAAGTTCTGGCCTTAGTTCACATAAGAAAGtccacactggagagaagccaCATGTGTGTCTtgaatgtgggaaggcctttacTCATAGTTCAGGGCTTCATGTGCACAAAAGAATCCACATTAAAGAGAAACCACATGTATGCTCTGTGTGTAGGAAGGCCTTCAATAAATATGCTAAGCTGAGGGAACATGAGAGAACCCACAGCGGAGAGAAGCCCTATGAATGTCAGCTCTGTGGAGAACACTTCACTCGTGCCTCTTCCCTTAGACGACACAAGGGAACCCAGCA belongs to Bubalus bubalis isolate 160015118507 breed Murrah chromosome 1, NDDB_SH_1, whole genome shotgun sequence and includes:
- the LOC102410355 gene encoding zinc finger protein 2 isoform X3 translates to MIHTGEKPFKCQLCEKIFNQRFSLKVHEKTHTGEKPYECHQCGKAFSRCASLRRHSMIHTGEKPFKCHLCGKVFNQNSSLKQHERTHTGEKRYECHQCGKAFLQSSGLSSHKKVHTGEKPHVCLECGKAFTHSSGLHVHKRIHIKEKPHVCSVCRKAFNKYAKLREHERTHSGEKPYECQLCGEHFTRASSLRRHKGTQHRRENQ